Proteins encoded by one window of Salvia splendens isolate huo1 chromosome 14, SspV2, whole genome shotgun sequence:
- the LOC121763350 gene encoding uncharacterized protein At5g48480-like: MAQEAQAVSGAENGAKASPVVFTAAKPWLVVEAPKANDAVLFYKAAFGAEELSRVNDPKRKAELELPLIRSAELKIGSSVFVVSDLTDDSSSPAKSAVSGLVFCLETESVEAAVAKAVAAGAVSEDELTEGEGGCCGGVVGKVKDPYGNLWLICSPAKKCGDVDA; encoded by the exons ATGGCGCAGGAGGCACAAGCAGTTTCCGGAGCAGAGAACGGTGCCAAGGCCTCTCCGGTTGTGTTCACGGCGGCGAAACCGTGGCTGGTGGTGGAGGCTCCGAAGGCGAACGACGCCGTGCTGTTCTACAAGGCGGCGTTCGGAGCTGAGGAGTTGAGCCGTGTGAATGATCCGAAGAGGAAGGCGGAGCTGGAGCTTCCTCTCATTCGCTCTGCTGAGCTGAAGATCGGATCCTCCGTCTTCGTTGTTTCCGACCTCACCGACGACTCTTCCTCTCC CGCGAAGTCTGCTGTGAGCGGTCTCGTTTTCTGCTTGGAGACTGAATCCGTGGAAGCTGCCGTGGCCAAGGCGGTGGCCGCCGGCGCCGTTTCCGAAGACGAATTGACCGAGGGGGAAGGTGGTTGCTGCGGCGGGGTCGTGGGCAAAGTGAAGGACCCGTACGGCAATCTCTGGTTAATCTGCTCGCCTGCAAAGAAGTGCGGCGACGTGGATGCTTAG